A genomic stretch from Candidatus Hydrogenisulfobacillus filiaventi includes:
- a CDS encoding conserved protein of unknown function (Evidence 4 : Unknown function but conserved in other organisms) → MKGSGWRQAAAAAAAGVLLSGCGVAARPAAAPSRAKAVVIKVGRALVAGREETVLTNDAGHTLYYFTLDQPQRSACTGSCQQIWPALRAVSPTEPVQIPSGVPGRFKIVADGNGEQVTYNGHPLYTYSLDLAPGQAHGEGLFHEWFVAVPGLKAAVPAGPPAGGAGGGSGY, encoded by the coding sequence ATGAAGGGGTCCGGTTGGCGCCAGGCCGCCGCCGCCGCGGCGGCCGGCGTCCTGCTCAGCGGCTGCGGGGTCGCCGCCCGGCCGGCCGCCGCGCCGTCCAGGGCGAAGGCGGTGGTGATTAAGGTGGGGCGGGCCCTGGTGGCGGGCCGGGAGGAAACCGTCCTCACCAACGACGCGGGGCACACCCTCTACTACTTCACCCTGGACCAGCCGCAGCGGTCGGCCTGTACCGGCAGCTGCCAGCAGATCTGGCCCGCGCTGCGGGCCGTGAGCCCCACTGAGCCCGTCCAGATTCCATCCGGGGTGCCCGGCCGCTTTAAGATAGTGGCCGACGGCAACGGGGAGCAGGTGACCTACAACGGCCACCCCCTCTACACGTACAGCCTCGACCTGGCGCCCGGTCAGGCCCACGGGGAGGGGTTGTTCCACGAATGGTTCGTGGCGGTGCCGGGCCTGAAGGCGGCTGTCCCCGCCGGCCCGCCGGCGGGGGGCGCCGGCGGGGGCAGCGGTTATTGA
- a CDS encoding protein of unknown function (Evidence 5 : Unknown function): MRGGRRAALVWLGVALAAGAGAWWAGRQTPPRASRAAPVSPSRAAAFRLQALGGQLIRVPAGGPTLLYFMSAQCASCIAGEEQLAALRPRLPAGVHLVSLDVTPGYDTAAALAALARRAGAGWPQAFATPAILTAYRVTALDQVAVISRQGHLLYDGPLPSDRRLLALMAAAAR; this comes from the coding sequence ATGCGGGGAGGACGCCGGGCCGCGCTGGTCTGGCTGGGTGTTGCCCTGGCCGCGGGTGCCGGCGCATGGTGGGCCGGCAGGCAGACCCCGCCGCGCGCCTCGCGGGCGGCACCGGTTTCCCCGTCCCGGGCCGCGGCCTTCCGGCTGCAGGCCCTGGGCGGGCAGCTGATCCGGGTTCCGGCCGGGGGACCCACCCTGCTCTACTTCATGTCGGCCCAGTGCGCCAGCTGCATCGCCGGGGAGGAGCAGCTGGCCGCCCTGCGGCCCCGCCTGCCGGCGGGAGTGCACCTGGTCTCTCTGGATGTGACCCCGGGGTACGACACGGCCGCGGCCCTGGCCGCCCTGGCCCGCCGGGCCGGGGCCGGCTGGCCGCAGGCCTTCGCCACCCCGGCCATCCTAACCGCCTACCGGGTCACCGCCCTGGACCAGGTGGCGGTGATTTCGCGGCAGGGACACCTGCTCTACGACGGGCCCCTACCGTCCGACCGGCGCCTGCTGGCCCTGATGGCTGCCGCCGCGCGCTGA
- a CDS encoding Cytochrome c biogenesis protein CcdA: protein MHGLEGWYPFLMGVAAVFNPCGIALLPATLAWMGGTVPAGPGMLHPAGRGAAVGLAMAAGFTGVVALLGLVVHLAGVVLAPVLRPLLVGLGLAVLAGGMLVAGGRLHLPVSRWTGADRLPSGQAGSLWAAFLAGVVYATAALGCTLPLFVAVLLPALTAGWTAFLALVGSFGAGAALVLTAAGVAVLFAREALAGAVARLGPRLNLWLGLIIGAAGAYLTYYWLWGPGRLLA, encoded by the coding sequence ATGCACGGCCTGGAGGGCTGGTATCCGTTTCTGATGGGAGTAGCCGCGGTCTTCAACCCCTGCGGCATCGCCCTGCTGCCGGCGACCCTGGCCTGGATGGGGGGCACCGTCCCTGCGGGCCCGGGCATGCTGCACCCCGCGGGCCGGGGGGCGGCGGTGGGCCTGGCCATGGCGGCCGGGTTTACGGGAGTGGTAGCGCTGCTGGGCCTGGTGGTCCACCTGGCGGGGGTGGTGCTGGCCCCGGTCCTGCGGCCGCTGCTGGTCGGCCTCGGCCTGGCGGTCCTGGCCGGGGGGATGCTGGTGGCGGGCGGTCGCCTGCACCTGCCCGTCAGCCGGTGGACGGGGGCCGACCGCCTGCCGTCGGGGCAGGCCGGGAGCCTATGGGCCGCCTTCCTGGCCGGGGTGGTCTATGCCACCGCCGCCCTGGGCTGCACCCTGCCCTTGTTCGTGGCCGTGCTGCTGCCCGCCCTGACCGCCGGCTGGACCGCCTTCCTGGCCCTGGTGGGATCCTTCGGTGCCGGGGCGGCGCTGGTGCTGACGGCTGCCGGGGTCGCTGTCCTCTTCGCCCGCGAGGCATTGGCCGGCGCGGTGGCCCGTCTGGGCCCGCGCCTTAACCTCTGGCTGGGCCTTATCATCGGGGCGGCCGGGGCGTATCTGACCTACTACTGGCTCTGGGGCCCGGGCCGCCTGCTCGCCTGA
- a CDS encoding protein of unknown function (Evidence 5 : Unknown function), giving the protein MLWRNRAPAWTGRALWMAAASAGLAAAAWGFGRLGAGTPRPLPVPARVEAAGFPVAARSWTGARVRWTPVPAWVLQGPLPAALRRRLADRLPAGGRGRGPWLVLRRQVPWLGAWQGRLPPGALVAARAAVPVLEGLPAGLAKAVPAAAPAASGWCGARAGSTGPRRGPAPLSLAPGLGAALAAHLPAGSGAAVVDGDGAVLALAGGAAAWRAVPAGVSLLPVLLAEAPELGGPPWPSAALGPTVLQAYVRRWGAAGTARALAAALPAADPLPGAPPPPRRPAGTVAWWGAGAPAVTPLTLARAYLPFVAGGDLPPVRLGLQPVPAPAAGAAGGWAALLDALPVLTVDGRQVVVWGGLGRGPAVALVPGSAGPAARLVVVFTGPAAAGRQSLQAGLGALLAWWQSHRAAWLAATRPGGRSPVPRSGAAEGLQRPRGTPGAAGSARGGSHQGQQAPVGR; this is encoded by the coding sequence GTGCTGTGGCGGAACAGGGCGCCGGCCTGGACGGGGCGGGCCCTCTGGATGGCGGCGGCATCGGCGGGCCTGGCGGCCGCAGCCTGGGGCTTCGGACGCCTGGGGGCGGGTACGCCCCGGCCTCTGCCCGTGCCGGCCCGGGTGGAGGCGGCCGGCTTCCCCGTGGCGGCCCGCAGCTGGACCGGTGCACGGGTCCGCTGGACGCCGGTCCCGGCCTGGGTGCTTCAGGGCCCGCTGCCGGCCGCGCTGCGCCGGCGGCTGGCGGACCGGCTGCCGGCCGGCGGGCGCGGACGGGGGCCCTGGCTGGTGTTGCGGCGTCAGGTACCCTGGCTGGGTGCCTGGCAGGGGCGGCTGCCGCCCGGCGCCCTGGTGGCCGCGCGGGCGGCGGTGCCGGTACTGGAGGGGCTGCCGGCGGGGCTGGCGAAGGCGGTGCCGGCGGCCGCCCCCGCCGCGTCCGGCTGGTGCGGGGCGCGGGCGGGGTCTACCGGCCCGCGCCGGGGGCCGGCCCCCCTCTCCCTGGCCCCCGGGTTGGGGGCGGCGCTGGCGGCCCACCTGCCTGCCGGGTCGGGGGCGGCGGTGGTGGACGGGGACGGCGCCGTGCTGGCCCTGGCCGGCGGCGCGGCCGCCTGGCGTGCGGTGCCGGCGGGGGTCTCTCTGCTGCCGGTGCTGCTGGCCGAGGCACCGGAACTGGGGGGGCCGCCGTGGCCGTCCGCGGCGCTGGGCCCCACGGTATTGCAGGCCTACGTGCGGCGCTGGGGGGCGGCGGGCACGGCACGGGCCTTGGCCGCCGCGCTGCCGGCTGCCGATCCCCTGCCCGGGGCTCCGCCCCCGCCAAGGCGTCCGGCCGGCACGGTGGCGTGGTGGGGAGCCGGGGCACCGGCGGTGACCCCGCTCACCCTGGCCCGGGCCTATCTGCCCTTTGTCGCCGGCGGCGACCTGCCGCCGGTGCGCCTGGGACTGCAGCCGGTCCCGGCTCCGGCGGCCGGGGCGGCCGGCGGCTGGGCCGCCCTGCTGGACGCGCTGCCCGTTCTGACCGTGGACGGCCGCCAGGTGGTCGTCTGGGGCGGGCTCGGCCGGGGCCCGGCGGTGGCGTTGGTGCCGGGCAGTGCGGGCCCGGCTGCCCGCCTGGTGGTGGTGTTCACGGGTCCGGCGGCGGCCGGCCGTCAGTCGCTGCAGGCCGGGCTGGGCGCCCTGCTGGCCTGGTGGCAGAGCCATCGGGCCGCCTGGCTGGCGGCTACGCGCCCGGGGGGGCGGTCCCCCGTCCCCCGGTCCGGGGCCGCTGAGGGGTTGCAGCGGCCGCGCGGGACGCCCGGCGCCGCCGGGTCAGCGCGCGGCGGCAGCCATCAGGGCCAGCAGGCGCCGGTCGGACGGTAG
- a CDS encoding (2Fe-2S)-binding protein → MAWIRVAEAADVEPGRPLLVSLDEQDIALYRVGNEWYATDDLCSHAEASLAEGRLDGYRITCPRHGGQFDIRTGEAVKMPAITPIATFPVREEGGVIYIDYEP, encoded by the coding sequence ATGGCCTGGATACGGGTGGCAGAGGCAGCGGATGTGGAACCCGGCCGTCCGCTGCTGGTTTCCCTGGACGAGCAGGACATTGCCCTCTACCGGGTCGGCAACGAATGGTATGCGACCGATGACCTCTGTTCCCATGCCGAGGCCTCCCTGGCCGAAGGCCGGCTGGACGGCTACCGCATCACCTGTCCCCGGCACGGGGGCCAGTTCGATATCCGGACGGGGGAGGCGGTCAAGATGCCCGCCATCACCCCCATTGCCACCTTCCCGGTCCGGGAGGAAGGTGGCGTGATCTACATCGACTACGAACCCTGA
- a CDS encoding Thiamine biosynthesis protein thiI — translation MAGSAYLDNAATTRVRPEVTAVMREALEDTYGNPSSVHQAGRAARHLLERARETLASAIAVPPACLLFTSGGTEANNLALKGAMAAYGREGRHLVTTAIEHASVLDTARALERAGYTLTIVEPDRTGRIDPDRVAAAVRPDTVLVSVMLVNNEIGTVEPLSDIVRAVRAVRPRPPLVHMDAVQALGKIPVTPRLWGVDLASFSAHKIHGPKGTGALYVREGVRLVPLLTGGGQERNLRSGTENVAGIAGFAEAARLLLAEQPALRERWAAFKQRILDGLTPRLPGLAVNGPAPAEAAPHILNLSVPGVRGETLVHALAARGVYVSTASACSSHHSGPSHVLTALHLPADRLEGAIRISFSRETTEDDVDRLIAAVPEAVAEIRRPGPVRLPDPPRSLAVGPAAELPAGGAAEASRPAVAAAPAVPSPGPAEEAQPVVLVRYGEIGLKGENRRHFEHLLLTRIRHALEPWPDAAVHWSGGRIWVEPGTGGPPVLEALRRVFGTVALSPGERVPLDLDAMTRAGIRLLGAAVREDGAASFKVDTRRPNKRFPLNSLEVNRELGHRLHQAFPALRVDVHQPEVEVTVEVRDDAAYLYARSLPAVGGLPAGMSGRACALLSGGIDSPVAAWMMMKRGMTIIPVYFHSYPFTGDQTKDKVVELTRILAGWAGGRMRLWVVHFTEVQKAIYADAPARYGVAIMRRMMLRLAERIAGRERATALVTGESLGQVASQTAENIRSIAAVTRLPVLRPLIGLDKTEIMAKAQEIGTYPVSILPYEDCCTLFIPKHPATRSRPEDLERLEQGRDWEPLLQEALGRSEVLTVEAVPAPAPPVVAPVSGQ, via the coding sequence ATGGCCGGCAGCGCATACCTTGACAACGCCGCCACCACCCGGGTGCGCCCTGAGGTGACGGCGGTCATGCGGGAAGCTCTGGAAGACACTTACGGCAACCCTTCCTCCGTCCACCAGGCGGGACGGGCCGCCCGTCATCTGCTGGAGCGGGCGCGGGAAACGCTGGCGTCGGCCATCGCCGTGCCGCCCGCCTGTCTCCTCTTCACCTCCGGGGGCACCGAGGCCAACAACCTGGCCCTGAAGGGGGCGATGGCCGCCTACGGCCGCGAAGGGCGCCACCTGGTGACCACCGCCATCGAGCACGCCTCCGTCCTGGACACCGCTCGCGCCCTGGAACGGGCCGGCTATACCCTCACCATCGTGGAGCCCGACCGCACCGGACGCATCGACCCCGACCGGGTGGCGGCAGCGGTGCGGCCGGACACGGTGCTGGTGAGTGTGATGCTGGTAAACAATGAGATTGGCACTGTGGAGCCGCTCAGCGACATCGTCCGGGCCGTCCGGGCCGTGCGGCCCCGGCCGCCGCTGGTGCACATGGACGCCGTGCAGGCCCTGGGCAAGATCCCGGTCACCCCCCGTCTCTGGGGTGTGGACCTGGCCTCCTTCAGCGCCCACAAGATTCACGGCCCTAAAGGCACGGGCGCGCTCTATGTCCGGGAAGGGGTCCGGCTGGTGCCCCTCCTCACCGGCGGGGGGCAGGAGCGCAACCTGCGCTCCGGGACCGAGAACGTGGCCGGCATCGCCGGCTTCGCCGAAGCCGCCCGCCTGCTGCTGGCGGAGCAGCCGGCCCTGCGGGAGCGCTGGGCCGCCTTCAAGCAGCGCATCCTGGACGGTCTGACCCCGCGCCTCCCGGGCCTGGCCGTCAACGGACCTGCCCCCGCGGAGGCGGCGCCCCACATCCTCAACCTGTCCGTCCCCGGCGTCCGCGGGGAGACCCTGGTCCATGCCCTGGCCGCGCGCGGCGTGTATGTCTCCACCGCCTCCGCCTGCTCCTCGCACCATAGCGGTCCCAGCCATGTGCTCACCGCCCTGCATCTGCCGGCAGACCGGCTAGAGGGCGCCATCCGCATCTCCTTTTCGCGGGAGACCACAGAGGACGACGTGGACCGCCTGATCGCAGCCGTGCCCGAGGCCGTAGCGGAAATCCGGCGGCCGGGGCCCGTGCGGCTGCCGGACCCGCCCCGGTCCCTGGCCGTGGGGCCGGCCGCGGAGCTGCCCGCGGGCGGTGCGGCGGAGGCATCCCGCCCGGCCGTGGCCGCTGCGCCGGCGGTCCCGTCCCCGGGACCGGCAGAGGAGGCGCAACCGGTGGTGCTGGTGCGCTACGGCGAGATCGGGCTCAAGGGGGAGAACCGCCGGCACTTCGAACACCTGCTCCTGACCCGTATCCGGCATGCGCTGGAGCCCTGGCCGGACGCGGCGGTGCATTGGAGCGGCGGACGCATCTGGGTGGAGCCCGGCACCGGCGGCCCGCCGGTGCTGGAAGCGCTGCGGCGGGTGTTCGGCACGGTGGCCCTCTCCCCGGGGGAGCGGGTGCCGCTGGACCTCGACGCCATGACCCGGGCCGGCATCCGTCTCCTGGGCGCCGCGGTGCGGGAGGACGGCGCTGCCAGTTTCAAGGTGGATACCCGCCGGCCCAACAAACGGTTCCCGCTCAATTCCCTGGAGGTCAACCGGGAACTGGGGCACCGCCTGCATCAGGCCTTTCCCGCCCTCAGGGTCGATGTCCACCAGCCCGAGGTGGAGGTCACCGTAGAGGTGCGTGACGACGCGGCCTACCTGTATGCCCGTTCCCTGCCGGCCGTAGGCGGCCTGCCGGCCGGCATGAGCGGACGCGCCTGCGCGCTGCTCTCCGGCGGGATCGACAGCCCGGTGGCGGCCTGGATGATGATGAAGCGGGGGATGACCATCATCCCGGTCTACTTCCACAGCTATCCCTTCACCGGCGACCAGACCAAGGATAAGGTGGTCGAGCTGACCCGCATCCTGGCCGGTTGGGCAGGAGGACGGATGCGCCTATGGGTGGTGCACTTCACCGAGGTCCAGAAGGCCATCTATGCGGATGCTCCGGCCCGCTATGGGGTGGCCATCATGCGGCGCATGATGCTGCGGCTGGCGGAACGAATCGCCGGCCGCGAACGGGCCACCGCCCTGGTCACCGGCGAGAGCCTGGGCCAGGTGGCAAGCCAGACGGCGGAGAACATCCGCTCCATCGCCGCCGTCACCCGCCTGCCCGTTCTGCGGCCCCTCATCGGCCTGGACAAGACCGAAATCATGGCCAAGGCCCAGGAAATCGGGACCTACCCGGTCTCCATCCTGCCCTATGAAGACTGCTGCACGCTGTTCATCCCCAAACACCCCGCCACCCGCAGCCGCCCGGAGGACCTGGAGCGGCTGGAACAGGGCCGGGACTGGGAACCCCTGCTGCAGGAGGCCCTGGGCCGCAGCGAGGTCCTGACGGTGGAGGCGGTGCCGGCGCCCGCTCCCCCCGTCGTGGCCCCCGTCAGCGGTCAATAA
- a CDS encoding conserved membrane protein of unknown function (Evidence 4 : Unknown function but conserved in other organisms) — protein sequence MWEQRHVQAVAVWPWVVVGAVLLLPPVAAVTLWIAGHLSGFRAALGALGQGGLLWAGWLGLRALTAGVYNRWIGPRHGYRFWLEGQEIMAVDARSALLPALAGGILEGGGLTVLLGLLGWLHPVVALLGWGWPLAAGVTAGFLLVEGSVLLYNRVVVPFYGTLTWPEEAAGGEDWTRVAALDPNGIRLVSATLFFAWVLVAVVLTVGGLYLALTVLARHLPAGYFGFSIAIFSGFLTALGGFLVAVATGWWMYLLAVAYNRWLGRGGGVRLRLGRAAGGW from the coding sequence ATGTGGGAACAGCGCCACGTGCAGGCGGTTGCCGTCTGGCCGTGGGTGGTGGTGGGGGCGGTGCTGCTGCTGCCGCCGGTGGCGGCGGTCACCCTCTGGATCGCCGGGCACCTGAGCGGGTTCCGAGCGGCGCTGGGCGCCCTGGGTCAGGGGGGGCTGCTCTGGGCCGGCTGGCTCGGGTTGCGAGCGTTGACCGCCGGGGTGTACAACCGCTGGATCGGGCCCCGGCACGGGTACCGCTTCTGGCTGGAAGGACAGGAGATCATGGCGGTGGATGCCCGCTCCGCGCTGCTCCCCGCGCTGGCCGGGGGGATCCTGGAAGGAGGCGGGCTCACCGTCCTGCTGGGCCTGCTGGGCTGGCTGCATCCGGTCGTCGCCCTGTTGGGCTGGGGATGGCCGCTGGCGGCAGGCGTGACGGCGGGATTCCTCCTGGTGGAAGGGAGCGTCCTCCTCTACAACCGGGTGGTGGTGCCCTTCTACGGGACCCTCACCTGGCCGGAGGAAGCTGCCGGCGGGGAGGACTGGACGCGGGTCGCGGCGTTGGACCCCAACGGCATCCGGCTGGTCTCGGCCACCCTGTTCTTCGCCTGGGTCCTGGTGGCGGTGGTGCTGACGGTGGGGGGGCTGTACCTGGCCCTGACCGTACTGGCCCGCCACCTGCCGGCGGGGTACTTCGGTTTCAGCATTGCCATCTTCAGCGGGTTCCTGACCGCCCTGGGCGGGTTTCTGGTTGCGGTGGCGACCGGCTGGTGGATGTACCTCCTGGCCGTGGCCTACAACCGTTGGCTGGGGCGGGGCGGGGGGGTGCGGCTGCGGCTGGGGCGTGCAGCCGGCGGCTGGTGA
- a CDS encoding protein of unknown function (Evidence 5 : Unknown function) produces the protein MERREEQPRIVTPAGGRPVAVTYFYVVLPRGALPPSGGRRSPARPVLPDPHQFSDEVLAFFRRAVSVGEQPLPVERLPSSPLPVQWGPLEVWRFRLARGWEWDAVVVRAAFEGPEPGLEGLLRFNAEFRQALWAVLAEDLTVRPPGIAYCKVLSFAAVDARQGEGWTRRLGPYTVADWFDAGRRFKRHPATADMRENGAGSFLNPPPTDRVFHQWASTRYGFTPAGEFILALSHNGGVEVPQVTRPGNTLTWVGARYLPMVLLAEVQRQVLLQISELTGRNRRSRHFWHGFWRWLQGTSEFAHLFRQFRRGMWFYSLSRDIQDERLWLEAKASRRLDELFDRIQQQVLEDDRDSLNQRLYVLAAVVLLATLLGLPGVRAFLAARLGG, from the coding sequence ATGGAGCGGCGGGAGGAGCAACCTCGGATTGTCACCCCGGCCGGGGGCCGGCCGGTGGCCGTCACGTATTTTTATGTGGTGCTTCCCCGCGGGGCGCTGCCGCCGTCCGGCGGCCGCCGGTCCCCGGCGCGGCCCGTGCTGCCGGATCCCCACCAGTTTTCGGATGAGGTCCTGGCCTTCTTCCGGCGGGCGGTGTCGGTGGGGGAACAGCCGCTTCCGGTGGAGCGCCTGCCATCGTCCCCGCTACCGGTGCAGTGGGGTCCGCTGGAGGTCTGGCGGTTCCGCCTAGCCCGGGGGTGGGAATGGGATGCGGTGGTGGTCCGGGCCGCTTTCGAGGGCCCGGAACCGGGGCTGGAGGGTTTACTGCGCTTTAATGCCGAATTCCGGCAGGCGCTTTGGGCCGTCCTGGCGGAGGACCTGACCGTGCGGCCGCCCGGGATCGCCTATTGCAAGGTATTAAGCTTCGCCGCGGTGGATGCCCGCCAGGGCGAGGGCTGGACCCGGCGCCTGGGGCCGTATACGGTGGCGGACTGGTTTGATGCCGGCCGTCGTTTCAAGCGGCATCCGGCGACGGCCGACATGCGGGAGAACGGAGCCGGCAGTTTTCTCAATCCGCCGCCGACGGACCGGGTGTTCCACCAATGGGCCAGCACCCGGTACGGGTTTACCCCCGCCGGCGAATTCATCCTGGCCCTGTCCCATAACGGGGGGGTGGAGGTGCCCCAGGTGACCCGTCCCGGGAACACCCTGACCTGGGTGGGGGCGCGTTACCTGCCGATGGTGCTGCTGGCGGAGGTTCAGCGCCAGGTACTGTTGCAGATTTCGGAACTGACCGGACGCAACCGCCGTAGCCGCCATTTCTGGCACGGGTTCTGGCGGTGGTTGCAGGGGACGTCGGAGTTTGCCCATCTCTTCCGGCAATTCCGGCGGGGGATGTGGTTTTACAGCCTCTCGCGGGACATCCAGGATGAACGCCTGTGGCTGGAGGCGAAGGCGTCCCGCCGTCTGGACGAACTGTTCGACCGCATCCAGCAGCAGGTACTAGAGGATGACCGGGACAGCCTTAACCAGCGGCTCTATGTCCTGGCGGCGGTGGTGCTGCTGGCCACCTTGCTGGGATTGCCGGGGGTCCGGGCTTTCCTGGCCGCCCGCCTGGGCGGGTAG
- a CDS encoding conserved protein of unknown function (Evidence 4 : Unknown function but conserved in other organisms) translates to MAQAPEVFCEVRTCGHWMAGDRCAAGKIDILMQDPRHMAGTVEETECKTFGRKDTLANMLGGLDNTNWSGAVMEPFAPGRQLNPAVTCVVKSCRYWVPGDGCRAAEIRVIGAQAQECQDTHCQTFVQ, encoded by the coding sequence ATGGCACAAGCCCCGGAAGTCTTCTGTGAAGTGCGGACCTGTGGCCATTGGATGGCCGGCGACCGCTGCGCAGCCGGCAAGATCGACATCCTGATGCAGGACCCCCGCCACATGGCGGGCACGGTGGAGGAAACCGAGTGCAAGACCTTCGGGCGCAAGGATACCCTGGCCAACATGCTGGGCGGCCTCGACAACACCAACTGGTCGGGCGCGGTGATGGAACCCTTTGCCCCCGGCCGGCAGCTCAATCCGGCCGTGACCTGTGTGGTGAAGTCCTGCCGCTATTGGGTCCCGGGCGACGGCTGCCGGGCTGCGGAAATCCGCGTCATCGGGGCCCAGGCTCAGGAATGCCAGGACACCCATTGCCAGACCTTCGTGCAATAG
- a CDS encoding protein of unknown function (Evidence 5 : Unknown function) — MVGPRGPQALPNGFVSSPPSHVIFSSSRFPLAESFSGRLAGHPFILDFYRNSQGGFIGVRYNSRPVYFGPGPVPTLSILNFTGPWVVVGTPSAVAYEAINPTSGSTINNPQQAARMKRYRGLGEPSHILGLPANNRWPVTIP; from the coding sequence GTGGTGGGGCCGCGCGGCCCCCAAGCCCTTCCCAACGGTTTTGTTAGCAGTCCGCCGAGCCATGTAATCTTCTCCTCCAGCCGCTTTCCGCTGGCGGAAAGCTTCAGCGGCCGCCTGGCGGGCCATCCGTTTATTCTGGACTTTTACCGGAATTCACAAGGGGGGTTCATCGGCGTCCGCTACAACTCGCGCCCCGTGTATTTTGGTCCCGGCCCGGTCCCCACCCTCTCGATTCTCAATTTCACCGGCCCGTGGGTGGTGGTCGGCACCCCCTCGGCGGTGGCCTACGAGGCTATCAATCCCACGTCGGGCAGTACCATCAACAATCCGCAACAAGCTGCCCGGATGAAGCGATATCGCGGATTGGGCGAGCCGTCTCACATTTTAGGCCTACCTGCGAACAACCGCTGGCCTGTGACCATCCCCTAA
- the sigK gene encoding RNA polymerase sigma-28 factor, producing MSLTVLTLVASAAAALLQGLVWLAGYVGGNAFPHPLSEAEEREALERMAAGDREARALLIERNLRLVAHVVKKYTHSVEEPDDLISIGTVGLIKAVDTFRTDKGVRLATYAARCIENEILMFLRAQRKTAREVSLYEPIGVDREGNEISLLDVLKSDADSIADQVESEMLVEWLKGYLSGLTEKERLVLDRRFGLSGHPRQTQRDIARELGISRSYVSRIEKRAVTRILKNIRNDHQEAATRA from the coding sequence ATGTCGTTGACGGTGCTGACCCTGGTGGCTTCCGCGGCCGCCGCCCTCCTGCAGGGGCTGGTCTGGCTGGCGGGGTACGTGGGCGGGAACGCCTTTCCCCATCCCTTGAGCGAGGCCGAGGAACGGGAGGCCCTTGAGCGGATGGCGGCCGGGGACCGGGAGGCCCGGGCGCTGCTGATCGAGCGCAACCTGCGGCTGGTGGCGCACGTGGTCAAGAAGTATACCCACAGCGTGGAGGAACCGGATGACCTCATCAGCATCGGAACGGTAGGGCTGATCAAGGCGGTGGATACCTTCCGGACTGACAAAGGGGTCCGCCTGGCGACCTACGCTGCGCGCTGTATTGAGAACGAGATCCTGATGTTCCTCCGCGCCCAGCGCAAGACCGCCCGCGAGGTCAGTCTGTACGAACCCATCGGGGTGGACCGCGAGGGCAATGAGATCTCCCTGCTGGATGTGCTCAAGAGCGACGCGGACTCCATCGCCGACCAGGTGGAATCGGAGATGCTGGTGGAGTGGCTGAAGGGCTACCTGTCCGGCCTGACCGAAAAGGAACGCCTGGTGCTGGACCGGCGGTTCGGGCTCAGCGGGCATCCCCGGCAGACCCAGCGCGATATCGCCCGCGAGCTGGGCATTTCCCGCAGCTACGTCTCCCGGATCGAAAAGCGGGCGGTGACGCGGATTCTGAAGAATATCCGGAATGACCACCAGGAGGCTGCCACCCGGGCCTGA
- a CDS encoding A/G-specific adenine glycosylase gives MKRLFKYRAVVAPGPLTLFRRELAAWYRRHGRDLPWRRTRDPYAILVSEVLLHQTQVRTVIPVYEAFLARFPTLDALAGAPLAEVKAITDPLGYKVRGRWLWEIARAVTARHGGRIPDSWEELLALPGVGRYTAGAVRSFAFGLRSPILDTNVERVLGRYFEVPALGPGGRGAERRHHLWALAEAVLPEEGADQFNQALMDLGALICTARKPACLLCPVAGGCARLGGGLRAAEPPALYRVEPAGDESGRLSGA, from the coding sequence GTGAAGCGGCTGTTCAAATACCGGGCGGTGGTGGCGCCGGGGCCGCTCACCCTGTTCCGACGCGAGCTGGCGGCCTGGTACCGGCGTCACGGACGCGACCTGCCCTGGCGGCGCACCCGGGACCCCTACGCCATCCTGGTGTCCGAGGTCCTGCTGCATCAGACCCAGGTCCGCACCGTCATTCCGGTTTATGAGGCCTTCCTGGCCCGTTTTCCCACTCTCGACGCCTTGGCCGGGGCCCCGCTGGCGGAGGTCAAAGCCATCACCGACCCCCTGGGCTATAAGGTCCGGGGCCGCTGGCTGTGGGAAATCGCCCGGGCGGTGACGGCGCGCCACGGGGGCCGCATCCCCGACAGCTGGGAGGAGCTGCTGGCGCTGCCGGGCGTGGGCCGCTATACGGCCGGGGCCGTGCGCTCCTTCGCCTTCGGGCTCCGGTCGCCCATCCTGGATACCAACGTGGAGCGGGTGCTGGGGCGGTACTTCGAGGTCCCGGCGTTGGGACCCGGCGGGCGCGGGGCCGAGCGCCGCCACCATCTATGGGCCCTGGCCGAGGCCGTGCTGCCCGAGGAGGGGGCGGACCAGTTCAATCAGGCCCTCATGGACCTGGGGGCCCTCATCTGCACTGCCCGCAAACCGGCCTGCCTGCTGTGCCCGGTTGCCGGCGGCTGTGCCCGCCTGGGCGGCGGTCTCCGGGCGGCGGAGCCGCCGGCGCTGTACCGGGTGGAGCCGGCCGGAGATGAATCCGGCCGGCTCTCCGGCGCGTAA